The following proteins are encoded in a genomic region of Methanoculleus bourgensis MS2:
- a CDS encoding cation:proton antiporter regulatory subunit produces the protein MPLRSRDHPGIGTTYEFESEAGDTIAVVWRVSGNVQVYLLAKDFPVPCVADLSGAEARRLGSILSGAPVKPAKEGVEITFSTLTDLHIGIRTCIVGKRLAGRRIGDLPVGVIVVAISRGGKNTASPPPEMVLQEGDLTVAVGESGVLAAFEEAVRG, from the coding sequence ATGCCTCTTCGCTCCCGGGACCATCCCGGTATCGGAACCACATACGAATTCGAATCCGAGGCTGGAGACACCATCGCTGTCGTCTGGAGGGTATCGGGAAACGTGCAGGTCTACCTGCTTGCAAAGGACTTTCCGGTGCCCTGCGTCGCCGATCTCTCGGGGGCGGAGGCCCGGAGGCTCGGGAGCATCCTCTCAGGCGCTCCGGTGAAGCCGGCGAAAGAAGGGGTAGAGATCACCTTCTCCACGCTCACTGACCTGCACATAGGCATCCGCACCTGCATCGTCGGGAAACGCCTCGCAGGGAGACGCATCGGAGACCTGCCGGTCGGCGTCATCGTCGTCGCAATCTCCCGGGGCGGGAAGAATACCGCGAGCCCCCCTCCTGAGATGGTCCTCCAGGAAGGCGACCTGACCGTCGCCGTCGGCGAGAGCGGTGTACTCGCGGCATTCGAGGAGGCGGTCCGCGGATAA
- a CDS encoding 2'-5' RNA ligase family protein — protein sequence MHEFPDTVAIDVVILPPGPIMDMAIGANRILLAGTPGGGIRLERGDCLPHISVAMFPARREDIPEITAKVDRIARRCSPMALTIDTIAKHRVRTGETVSVFHIPRPEILQLFHKTVMNAVKSYTASPAGPEMFAGEASADSIDCLLRFPKTSAYERYSPHITLGFGDLPELIPGIDFPVRFEATKAAICRLGNHCTCRGIIAGFDLGAGQIAGHGRAVRR from the coding sequence ATGCATGAGTTTCCCGATACGGTTGCCATCGATGTTGTCATCCTGCCGCCCGGACCGATTATGGACATGGCGATCGGCGCGAACCGGATCCTGCTTGCCGGTACCCCGGGTGGAGGGATACGCCTTGAGAGAGGAGACTGCCTCCCGCACATCTCGGTTGCAATGTTTCCGGCGAGGCGTGAGGATATCCCGGAGATAACCGCAAAAGTTGACCGGATCGCCCGGCGGTGTTCCCCTATGGCCCTGACTATCGATACTATCGCAAAGCACCGGGTGAGGACGGGAGAGACCGTCTCTGTCTTTCACATCCCGCGGCCGGAGATCCTTCAGCTCTTCCACAAAACCGTCATGAACGCTGTAAAGTCATACACGGCCTCACCGGCCGGTCCGGAGATGTTCGCGGGTGAAGCGTCCGCAGACTCCATCGACTGCCTCCTCCGGTTCCCGAAGACCTCTGCGTATGAGCGCTACTCCCCGCATATCACGCTCGGGTTCGGCGACCTTCCAGAGTTAATCCCCGGGATCGACTTCCCTGTCCGGTTCGAGGCGACGAAGGCTGCTATCTGCCGCCTGGGCAACCACTGCACCTGCCGGGGCATCATTGCCGGGTTCGACCTCGGGGCTGGCCAGATTGCCGGCCATGGCAGGGCAGTCCGCCGTTAG
- a CDS encoding DUF1059 domain-containing protein, with translation MQEIRTFRCKDLGLACEFEEKAEDENELMKRVEGHVQTAHQMNPELPEVQEKLREAVK, from the coding sequence ATGCAGGAAATCAGGACATTCAGGTGCAAGGACCTCGGCCTTGCATGCGAATTTGAGGAGAAGGCTGAAGACGAGAACGAACTCATGAAGCGGGTTGAGGGACACGTTCAGACCGCTCACCAGATGAACCCGGAACTACCGGAAGTGCAGGAGAAACTGCGCGAGGCTGTGAAGTGA
- a CDS encoding ABC transporter ATP-binding protein produces the protein MIVAENLTRVYTMGRVEVRALAGVSLEVAGGEFVGIMGASGSGKSTLMHILGLLDRPTSGSVMIDGTDVLALSDHQRTLFRLNRLGYVFQDYALIGELTALENVYLTSLVRGARREEYLRRSAEILERVGLGDRMDHRQSELSGGEQQRVAIARALVNNPSILLADEPCANLDSQTSRSILDLFARLNEDLDQTIVMVSHEEWHKEYFCRVVTLRDGLISGMEECRRRTRPAAAPDVGPK, from the coding sequence GTGATCGTTGCAGAGAACCTTACCAGGGTCTACACAATGGGCAGGGTGGAGGTCCGCGCCCTTGCAGGCGTCTCGCTCGAGGTCGCCGGGGGCGAGTTTGTCGGGATTATGGGGGCGAGCGGCAGTGGTAAATCGACGCTCATGCACATCCTCGGGCTTCTCGACCGGCCCACCTCAGGGAGTGTCATGATCGACGGGACCGATGTCCTCGCCCTCTCCGACCACCAGCGGACCCTCTTCCGGCTGAACCGGCTCGGCTACGTCTTCCAGGATTACGCCCTTATCGGCGAACTCACGGCACTGGAGAACGTCTACTTAACGTCGCTTGTCCGGGGAGCCAGAAGGGAGGAGTACCTCAGGAGGAGCGCCGAGATCCTCGAGCGGGTGGGTCTCGGCGACCGGATGGACCACCGGCAGAGCGAACTCTCGGGCGGTGAACAGCAGCGGGTGGCAATCGCCCGGGCGCTCGTGAACAACCCGAGCATCCTGCTCGCCGACGAGCCCTGCGCGAACCTGGACAGCCAGACTTCAAGAAGCATCCTCGACCTCTTCGCTCGTTTAAACGAGGACCTTGACCAGACGATCGTGATGGTCTCGCACGAAGAGTGGCATAAGGAGTATTTCTGCCGGGTCGTCACCCTGCGGGACGGGCTGATCAGTGGCATGGAGGAGTGCAGGAGAAGGACGCGACCCGCCGCCGCTCCTGACGTGGGGCCAAAATGA
- a CDS encoding ABC transporter permease: MFEGLRVSAFLAWKSIQRGSKGTLALTIMIVALIFVNLVFLPSIISGVVKTFDDQSINFDFANLVIEPREGSQYIDGVTGLQKKVERIPGITGTSPRIAAGVTYFYRGRNTASTLYGITPEDERSATKIADYMTEGEFLSNGDTDAIVMGVTLAGQEGEEAGGLPSLQGVVVGDSVEVAYPNGETRTYRVKGIYKTQSFGVDTAAFVTSREMSGVLGLRDQASMVLVKTEVNGREDDYKMVLLSYGIQEEIRTYQEKSGGFVDQAIQSFNIINAISTLVSLIIAVVVVFIVIFINTVNRRRQIGILKAIGIDQQIIINSYVLQVLFITAVGALAGMALAAGVMAYLTAYPLVFPGGPVYPVVEVQAILRSIASLFAVSVVAGYIPAWQIAGEDILTAIRG, encoded by the coding sequence ATGTTTGAAGGCCTCAGGGTCTCCGCGTTTCTGGCATGGAAATCCATCCAGCGCGGGAGCAAAGGAACGCTCGCCCTCACCATTATGATTGTCGCTCTCATCTTCGTGAATCTGGTCTTCCTCCCCTCCATCATATCCGGGGTTGTCAAGACCTTCGATGACCAGTCGATCAATTTCGACTTCGCGAACCTGGTCATCGAACCCCGGGAGGGGAGCCAGTACATCGACGGCGTGACCGGCCTCCAGAAGAAGGTCGAGCGGATCCCCGGGATCACCGGCACATCACCCCGGATAGCCGCCGGAGTGACCTACTTCTACCGGGGCCGCAACACCGCAAGCACGCTCTACGGCATAACTCCTGAGGATGAGCGATCGGCCACAAAGATTGCAGACTACATGACCGAGGGCGAGTTCCTCTCAAACGGGGATACCGACGCTATCGTCATGGGCGTGACCCTTGCCGGGCAGGAAGGGGAGGAGGCAGGCGGCCTCCCCTCACTCCAGGGGGTCGTGGTCGGCGACTCGGTGGAGGTGGCCTACCCGAACGGCGAGACGCGGACCTACCGCGTGAAGGGGATCTACAAGACTCAGTCCTTCGGCGTTGATACGGCAGCCTTCGTCACCAGCCGGGAGATGAGCGGGGTGCTGGGGCTTCGCGACCAGGCATCCATGGTCCTGGTGAAGACCGAGGTCAACGGCAGGGAAGATGATTACAAGATGGTCCTCCTCTCCTACGGGATCCAGGAGGAGATCCGGACGTATCAGGAGAAGTCGGGGGGGTTTGTCGATCAGGCTATCCAGAGTTTCAATATCATCAACGCTATATCGACACTTGTCAGCCTGATCATCGCCGTCGTGGTGGTCTTTATCGTGATCTTCATCAACACCGTGAACCGGCGGCGGCAGATCGGGATCTTAAAGGCGATCGGTATCGATCAGCAGATCATCATCAACTCCTACGTCCTCCAGGTGCTCTTCATCACCGCCGTCGGTGCGCTGGCCGGGATGGCGCTCGCCGCCGGCGTGATGGCCTACCTGACCGCCTACCCGCTCGTCTTCCCGGGCGGCCCGGTCTACCCGGTTGTGGAAGTTCAGGCCATCCTCCGGAGTATCGCGAGCCTCTTTGCGGTCTCGGTGGTGGCGGGCTACATCCCGGCGTGGCAGATCGCCGGGGAGGATATCCTCACCGCAATCAGGGGGTGA
- a CDS encoding COG1361 S-layer family protein: MIRNPGAAPRQGMGRRTIDCIAGVLIVILVLIPAAAAAPTVIVSNYTVTPAVLMPGDEGTITVVLTSTASAATGSALNVRVDSGGVNASPETPGNAYIENVLLNSKEVEVLSGSYQDVGEIGPGQSFPLTFRIRAPGEEGIYFPEVWVRVRGATGVKYPIPVNVNSAYALIKKPALRVERTVPASVDPGESFNVTLTLYNEGQASASDVSVNINASSRAITPKTSENYYIPKLEPGEESVLSMMFETDINAPLGLQPVFVTIEYQNAARSMFRQVETVGIPIVGRAEMGVASIRTEPTRITAGDQVDLTIRIENTGTADAKSVRATIDDLDLSGTKEAFLGTIEPGNDGPAVFSLQTDREGEFPYTLTIQYTDDYGAHTTRQPLNLVVAGPDAVPAIAIAAAILTAVIVAAAFWYRRRKRE; the protein is encoded by the coding sequence ATGATTAGGAATCCCGGTGCTGCTCCCCGGCAGGGCATGGGGAGGCGCACGATCGACTGTATCGCCGGCGTGCTTATCGTAATACTGGTGCTCATCCCGGCAGCGGCAGCCGCCCCGACGGTGATCGTCTCCAACTACACCGTCACCCCCGCTGTCCTGATGCCGGGTGACGAAGGGACGATCACCGTGGTGCTCACGAGCACCGCGTCCGCAGCCACAGGGTCGGCACTCAACGTCCGGGTGGACTCCGGAGGGGTGAACGCCTCCCCGGAGACACCAGGCAACGCCTACATCGAGAACGTGCTCTTAAACAGCAAGGAGGTCGAGGTCCTGTCCGGGAGTTACCAGGATGTCGGCGAGATCGGCCCGGGCCAGTCCTTCCCGCTCACCTTCCGGATCCGCGCCCCCGGTGAGGAGGGTATCTACTTCCCGGAGGTCTGGGTCAGGGTGCGGGGCGCAACCGGCGTGAAGTACCCCATACCGGTGAACGTCAACTCGGCGTACGCCCTGATCAAGAAACCCGCGCTCCGGGTGGAGAGGACCGTCCCGGCATCCGTCGACCCGGGCGAATCCTTTAACGTAACACTCACACTCTACAACGAGGGCCAGGCGAGCGCAAGCGATGTCTCGGTCAACATCAACGCAAGTTCCCGTGCGATCACCCCGAAGACCTCGGAGAATTACTACATCCCCAAACTTGAGCCCGGGGAGGAGTCGGTCCTCTCTATGATGTTTGAGACCGACATCAATGCACCTCTCGGGCTTCAGCCGGTCTTTGTCACCATCGAATACCAAAACGCCGCGAGATCGATGTTTCGACAGGTTGAGACGGTCGGCATCCCCATCGTCGGCCGCGCCGAGATGGGTGTTGCTTCCATCAGGACCGAACCTACCCGGATCACCGCCGGAGACCAGGTGGACCTGACGATCAGGATTGAGAACACCGGGACGGCGGATGCAAAGTCAGTCCGGGCAACCATCGATGATCTTGACCTCTCCGGGACGAAAGAGGCGTTTCTCGGGACGATAGAGCCTGGCAACGATGGTCCTGCCGTATTCTCCCTGCAGACCGACCGGGAGGGAGAGTTTCCCTACACCCTCACCATCCAGTATACCGATGACTACGGGGCGCACACAACCCGGCAGCCCCTGAACCTGGTTGTTGCAGGGCCGGATGCGGTCCCGGCGATCGCCATCGCGGCAGCGATCCTCACCGCTGTCATCGTTGCCGCGGCCTTCTGGTACCGGAGACGAAAGCGGGAGTGA
- a CDS encoding protease inhibitor I42 family protein, producing the protein MTHSKRIHAMLVAAFLIACILGAGCTSQPEGPGAPTETPAPAEEFVFNETANNTTVTLPAGSGITIRLAENPTTGYSWNVTSSRGLQYVNDTFIPPETGLVGAGGVHEWQYRAAEKGTGEFSAIYRRPWENVTGNETAFSMTFTIE; encoded by the coding sequence ATGACTCACTCAAAGCGCATCCATGCGATGCTGGTTGCTGCATTCCTGATAGCGTGCATTCTCGGCGCCGGCTGCACATCGCAACCGGAAGGACCGGGGGCCCCGACCGAAACACCCGCACCAGCAGAAGAGTTTGTCTTTAACGAGACAGCCAACAACACGACCGTCACCCTCCCGGCCGGAAGCGGGATCACGATCCGCCTCGCCGAGAACCCGACGACCGGCTATTCGTGGAACGTCACCTCATCCCGCGGGCTGCAGTATGTGAACGACACGTTCATCCCGCCCGAAACAGGGCTCGTGGGTGCCGGCGGCGTACATGAGTGGCAGTACCGCGCCGCCGAGAAGGGCACCGGCGAGTTCTCCGCGATCTACAGGCGGCCCTGGGAGAACGTGACCGGAAACGAGACTGCGTTCTCGATGACCTTCACCATCGAGTGA
- a CDS encoding 50S ribosomal protein L40e produces the protein MGPAGARLLTELLLLPRTNSIQLTSGVFDMARFPEAEARLLNVKVCMKCNARNAVRATRCRKCGSDELRPKSKERKA, from the coding sequence ATGGGTCCGGCAGGAGCGCGCCTCCTGACAGAACTGTTATTATTACCAAGAACGAATAGTATCCAACTGACAAGTGGTGTTTTTGATATGGCGAGATTTCCCGAAGCTGAAGCACGTCTGCTCAACGTAAAGGTCTGTATGAAATGCAATGCCCGGAACGCAGTCCGCGCAACCCGCTGCCGCAAGTGCGGCTCTGATGAGCTCAGGCCCAAGTCCAAGGAACGGAAGGCGTAA
- the rdgB gene encoding RdgB/HAM1 family non-canonical purine NTP pyrophosphatase, with amino-acid sequence MKLAVVTSNANKAREVAEYFAGLLEVEHVALACPEFRHVDVGEIARGKAAYAYETLSRPLIVDDTGFFIDALRGFPGACAAYVQDTIGNAGILKLMEGVENRSAHFETAVAFAREDGIRVFRGILPGTIVEPQGAGGFGYDPIFAYEGRTLAEMPLAEKSRISHRARALEAFRAWVRQERAS; translated from the coding sequence GTGAAACTTGCGGTGGTGACGAGCAACGCCAACAAGGCGCGCGAGGTGGCTGAATACTTCGCGGGGCTGCTCGAGGTCGAGCATGTCGCGCTCGCGTGTCCGGAGTTCCGTCACGTCGACGTCGGGGAGATCGCCCGGGGGAAGGCGGCGTATGCCTACGAGACGCTCTCCCGGCCGCTGATCGTCGATGACACCGGCTTCTTCATCGACGCCCTCCGGGGGTTCCCCGGCGCGTGCGCCGCCTACGTCCAGGATACCATCGGGAATGCGGGGATCCTGAAACTCATGGAGGGTGTAGAGAACCGGAGCGCTCACTTCGAGACTGCGGTCGCGTTCGCCCGGGAAGACGGCATCCGGGTCTTCCGCGGGATCCTGCCGGGGACGATCGTCGAGCCCCAGGGGGCGGGCGGGTTCGGCTACGACCCAATCTTCGCCTATGAAGGAAGGACGCTTGCCGAGATGCCGCTCGCCGAGAAGAGCAGGATATCACACCGGGCACGTGCGCTTGAGGCGTTCCGTGCATGGGTCCGGCAGGAGCGCGCCTCCTGA
- a CDS encoding bifunctional N(6)-L-threonylcarbamoyladenine synthase/serine/threonine protein kinase has protein sequence MPDVIPEDGLVLGLEGTAWNLSAALFGEDLVALHSAPYVPPKGGIHPREAAQHHASMMKEVISRVLTEPERIRAVAFSQGPGLGPSLRTVATAARALSIALGVPLIGVNHCVAHVEIGRWATGFSDPIVLYASGANTQVLGYLNGRYRIFGETLDIGLGNALDKFARSHDLPHPGGPVIERLARQGEYIELPYTVKGMDLAFSGLVSAAQESTAALEDVCNGLQETAFAMCVEVTERALAHAGKDEVLLVGGVGANARLQEMLGVMCEDRGASFAVPERTFLGDNGAMIAYTGKVMLEHGVTLSLEESRIRPGYRADEVAITWRTEPGDIFAAGPHEGGVARGAEAVVEIGEEDVVKRRTSKRYRNPSLDQRLIMERTRAEARLIATARRAGVPTPVIRDITADTIVMERVAGEVLKYVTTPENVGLAGEAVGRLHGAGIVHGDLTTSNMIVRDGQCVLIDFGLASTSPEVEARGVDLHVFFQTLESTTENFDELKAAFIEGYAGAFLGADEVLSREHEVELRGRYL, from the coding sequence ATGCCTGATGTAATACCTGAGGACGGGCTGGTGCTGGGGCTTGAGGGGACGGCCTGGAATCTCAGCGCCGCCCTCTTTGGAGAAGACCTGGTCGCCCTCCACTCAGCGCCCTATGTCCCGCCGAAAGGCGGGATCCATCCAAGGGAGGCCGCGCAGCACCATGCGTCGATGATGAAGGAGGTCATATCCCGGGTGCTTACTGAGCCGGAGCGGATCCGGGCGGTCGCCTTCTCCCAGGGACCCGGTCTCGGCCCGTCCCTCCGGACGGTGGCGACCGCCGCGCGAGCCCTTTCGATCGCGCTCGGTGTGCCGCTCATCGGCGTCAACCACTGCGTGGCGCACGTCGAGATCGGGAGGTGGGCGACCGGTTTTTCCGATCCAATCGTCCTCTACGCGAGCGGCGCCAACACGCAGGTGCTCGGCTACTTAAACGGCCGCTACCGGATCTTCGGGGAGACGCTGGATATTGGGCTCGGGAACGCGCTCGACAAGTTCGCCCGGAGCCACGACCTCCCGCACCCGGGCGGCCCGGTCATCGAGAGGCTTGCCCGGCAGGGGGAGTATATCGAGCTCCCGTATACGGTGAAAGGAATGGACCTTGCCTTCTCCGGGCTCGTCAGCGCCGCCCAGGAGAGCACGGCTGCACTCGAGGATGTCTGCAACGGTCTGCAGGAGACCGCGTTTGCGATGTGCGTCGAGGTGACCGAGCGGGCGCTTGCGCATGCCGGCAAGGACGAGGTGCTGCTGGTCGGTGGGGTCGGTGCGAACGCGCGGCTGCAGGAGATGCTCGGTGTGATGTGCGAGGACCGGGGTGCGTCGTTTGCCGTCCCGGAGCGGACGTTCCTCGGTGACAACGGCGCGATGATCGCCTACACCGGGAAGGTCATGCTGGAGCATGGCGTCACGCTCTCTCTTGAGGAGTCGCGGATCCGGCCGGGTTACCGGGCTGATGAGGTGGCGATCACCTGGCGGACCGAGCCCGGCGATATCTTTGCCGCTGGGCCGCACGAGGGGGGCGTCGCCCGGGGTGCGGAGGCTGTGGTGGAGATCGGTGAGGAGGATGTGGTCAAGCGCCGGACAAGCAAGCGCTACAGGAACCCGAGCCTTGACCAGCGCCTGATCATGGAGCGGACCCGCGCCGAGGCCCGCCTGATCGCGACGGCGCGGCGGGCGGGCGTCCCGACCCCGGTGATCCGGGATATCACGGCCGACACGATCGTGATGGAGCGGGTCGCAGGAGAGGTGCTGAAGTATGTCACGACACCGGAGAACGTCGGCCTTGCCGGCGAGGCGGTCGGGAGACTGCATGGGGCCGGGATCGTCCACGGCGACCTGACGACGAGCAACATGATCGTCCGCGACGGGCAGTGTGTCCTGATCGACTTCGGGCTTGCGTCCACGTCGCCGGAGGTGGAGGCGCGGGGGGTCGACCTCCATGTCTTCTTCCAGACGCTCGAGAGCACCACCGAGAACTTTGACGAGTTGAAGGCTGCCTTCATCGAGGGGTATGCGGGCGCGTTCCTGGGAGCGGATGAGGTCCTCTCCCGCGAGCATGAGGTGGAATTGCGGGGGCGGTACCTGTGA
- a CDS encoding 30S ribosomal protein S27ae gives MAVKRHECYEVKGDKVVLQKRHCPRCGPGVLMAEHKDRVACGKCGYTEFRK, from the coding sequence ATGGCGGTCAAGAGACACGAGTGCTACGAGGTCAAGGGCGATAAGGTAGTCCTGCAGAAGCGGCACTGCCCCCGGTGCGGCCCTGGCGTGCTGATGGCCGAGCACAAGGACCGGGTGGCCTGCGGCAAGTGTGGCTACACCGAGTTCCGGAAGTAA
- a CDS encoding 30S ribosomal protein S24e, with product MEFEITRDVRNEVLNRRELVFTLTFDGPTPSRKSIQEKLAAMLNKNENLLVLDSLKTRFGKMEVTGRARIYDDEESRKSTERDYLLKRGEPKVESEA from the coding sequence ATGGAGTTCGAAATTACCCGTGACGTGAGGAACGAGGTGTTGAACCGGAGGGAGCTTGTGTTTACGCTCACCTTCGACGGCCCGACACCCTCGCGGAAGAGCATCCAGGAGAAGCTCGCCGCGATGCTGAATAAGAACGAGAACCTCCTTGTGCTGGACTCGCTGAAGACCCGGTTCGGAAAGATGGAAGTCACCGGGCGTGCCCGTATCTACGACGACGAGGAGAGCAGAAAGTCGACGGAGCGGGACTACCTGCTCAAGCGCGGCGAACCGAAGGTCGAGAGCGAGGCGTGA
- a CDS encoding GTP-dependent dephospho-CoA kinase family protein, producing MLRLPEAHRDLLKIPFGTLYRDIGELLPLIEGRAIYAVGDVVTHNLLSAGIVPDIAIIDGYTMRTPCTRSPLLQARRITAKNPAGTITDELVDAIDEVIRDPPGVIFVDGEEDLAVIPLVLAAPSGAAVLYGQPGEGVVLRIVDASAKREAETILKAFVRE from the coding sequence ATGCTCCGACTTCCCGAGGCGCACCGGGATCTCCTGAAAATACCATTCGGCACCCTCTACCGTGATATCGGGGAACTCCTCCCCCTGATCGAGGGTCGGGCGATCTACGCTGTCGGGGATGTGGTGACTCACAACCTCCTTAGCGCGGGCATTGTCCCTGATATCGCCATCATCGACGGCTACACGATGCGCACCCCCTGCACCCGCTCGCCCCTGCTCCAGGCAAGGAGGATAACGGCGAAAAACCCCGCGGGCACGATCACCGACGAACTCGTGGACGCGATTGATGAGGTGATCCGTGATCCGCCGGGGGTGATCTTCGTCGACGGTGAGGAGGATCTTGCGGTCATCCCGCTCGTCCTCGCCGCGCCGTCGGGAGCGGCCGTCCTCTACGGCCAGCCCGGGGAGGGTGTCGTCCTCAGGATCGTTGATGCGTCGGCGAAGCGGGAAGCGGAGACTATTCTGAAGGCTTTTGTGCGTGAGTGA
- the spt4 gene encoding transcription elongation factor subunit Spt4, which yields MVVRKKVVRVCRECHRVVEGGSCVICGTANLSEDWAGYVVIIDPEHSDIAKKMNITLPGRYALKVR from the coding sequence ATGGTCGTGCGTAAGAAGGTTGTCCGGGTCTGCCGCGAGTGTCACCGGGTTGTCGAAGGGGGGTCCTGTGTGATCTGCGGCACGGCTAACCTGAGCGAAGACTGGGCGGGGTATGTGGTGATCATCGATCCCGAGCACTCGGATATCGCAAAGAAGATGAACATCACCCTTCCCGGCCGGTACGCCCTGAAGGTCCGCTGA
- a CDS encoding DNA-directed RNA polymerase — protein sequence MYFKMTLEDKVRVPPHRLGEDLDAVILNVLQEQLEGSIAKEIGIFIAVTKVLDIGEGELIPGDGAVYYDVRFEAVVLRLALQEVIEGEVVETTSFGAFISLGPIDAMLHVSQISDEYINYDEKNGRLICQDSKRYIAVGDGVRARVVALSLNEREPRESKIGLTMRQSGLGTSVWLEEEFEEEKGKGAA from the coding sequence ATGTATTTTAAGATGACACTGGAGGACAAGGTGCGGGTTCCGCCCCACCGCCTCGGGGAGGACCTTGATGCGGTCATCCTCAACGTACTGCAGGAACAGCTGGAAGGCAGCATCGCAAAGGAGATCGGCATCTTCATTGCGGTCACGAAGGTTCTCGATATCGGCGAGGGGGAACTGATCCCGGGTGACGGCGCCGTCTATTACGACGTCAGGTTCGAGGCGGTGGTGCTCCGCCTGGCGCTCCAGGAAGTGATCGAGGGCGAGGTTGTGGAGACGACGAGCTTCGGAGCATTCATCAGCCTCGGCCCGATCGACGCCATGCTCCACGTGAGCCAGATATCAGATGAATATATCAACTACGACGAGAAGAACGGCAGGCTGATCTGCCAGGACTCGAAGCGGTATATCGCTGTGGGCGACGGCGTCCGGGCGCGGGTCGTCGCGCTCTCGCTCAACGAGCGCGAGCCCCGGGAGAGCAAGATCGGCCTTACCATGCGGCAGTCGGGCCTTGGGACCTCGGTCTGGCTGGAAGAGGAATTTGAAGAGGAGAAAGGGAAAGGAGCGGCATAA
- a CDS encoding type II toxin-antitoxin system VapC family toxin: MRVLLDTNALLMPVQFGIDLYGELLGLFGDFELVTLEEVVGELSGLARGGGRDAVAARVGLALARRSTIVPSGSSAESVDERVLEYARREGCVVVTNDRELRNALLREGTSVVSMRKQKTLDLMRG; this comes from the coding sequence GTGAGGGTTCTCCTCGATACCAACGCCCTCCTGATGCCGGTCCAGTTCGGGATTGACCTGTATGGTGAACTTCTGGGTCTCTTCGGGGATTTTGAGCTGGTCACGCTCGAAGAGGTGGTCGGCGAGCTCTCCGGGCTCGCCCGGGGCGGCGGCCGGGATGCTGTCGCGGCCCGTGTGGGCCTGGCGCTGGCCCGGCGCTCGACAATCGTGCCGAGCGGGAGTAGCGCAGAGAGTGTGGACGAGAGGGTGCTTGAGTATGCCCGGCGGGAGGGGTGTGTCGTGGTGACGAACGACCGGGAGCTCCGGAATGCCCTCCTCCGTGAGGGAACTAGCGTTGTTTCAATGCGAAAACAAAAAACACTGGACCTGATGAGGGGATAG